Proteins encoded together in one Xenopus laevis strain J_2021 chromosome 6L, Xenopus_laevis_v10.1, whole genome shotgun sequence window:
- the LOC121394463 gene encoding piggyBac transposable element-derived protein 4-like — protein MAKRFFTVEEAAALCMASSSEEFSDSDSEYVPPESESDSSTDESPGSSSTVTALEEPMELEQDVEEEVEVEDQEEGGRADAATGGEPAWGPPGNFTPEIPPFTAVSGVKVDTSNFEPINFFHLFLTEAILQDMVQYTNVYAEQYLAQNPLPRYARAQAWHPTDIAEMKRFVGLTLAMGLIKVNSLESYWDTTTVLSIPIFSATMPRNRYQLLLRFLHFNDNSRAVPPNDPSHDRLHKLRPLIDSLSERFATVYTPSQNICIDESLLLFKGRLHFRQYIPSKRARYGIKFYKLCESSSGYTNRFLIYEGKDSQLDPPGCPLDLTVSGKIVWELITPLLGRGYHLYVDNFYTSILLFKTLHCLDTPACGTINRNRKGLPRELLDKKLNRGEMYSLRNDELLAIKFLDRKNVFMLTTIHDTSVIEEQRAGRPPKSKPLCSKEYSKYMGGVDRTDQLQHYYDATRKTKAWYKKVGIYLIQMALRNSYVVYKAAVPGPKLSYYKYQLQIIPALLFGGLEEAVPEMRASDNVARLVGKHFIDTLPPTPGKPRAQKACKVCRKRGIRRDTRYYCPKCPRNPGLCFKPCFEIYHTQLHY, from the coding sequence ATGGCAAAAAGGTTTTTTACTGTTGAAGAGGCTGCTGCCCTATGCATGGCCTCCAGCTCAGAGGAGTTTAGTGACTCTGATTCTGAATATGTGCCCCCTGAATCAGAAAGTGACTCTTCTACTGATGAGTCACCAGGTAGTAGTAGCACGGTTACTGCTCTTGAGGAGCCCATGGAGTTGGAGCAGGATGTAGAAGAGGAGGTTGAGGTTGAGGATCAGGAAGAGGGTGGTAGGGCTGATGCTGCAACTGGAGGAGAGCCTGCGTGGGGGCCTCCTGGTAATTTTACCCCCGAAATTCCCCCATTTACTGCAGTCTCTGGCGTTAAGGTGGACACCAGTAATTTTGAGCCAAtaaattttttccatttatttttgactgaggccatcctacaggatatGGTCCAGTACACAAATGTGTATGCCGAGCAATATCTTGCCCAAAATCCCCTCCCCAGATATGCTCGAGCTCAGGCGTGGCATCCCACTGATATTGCTGAAATGAAGAGGTTTGTGGGACTTACTCTAGCTATGGGGCTTATAAAAGTAAATTCCCTGGAGtcctactgggataccactactgTGCTATCCATTCCAATCTTTTCTGCCACAATGCCTAGAAACCGGTATCAGCTACTGCTCCGGTTTCTGCATTTCAATGATAATTCTAGGGCTGTACCCCCTAATGATCCTTCCCATGACAGGCTGCATAAATTGAGGCCCCTAATAGACAGCCTGTCTGAGCGCTTCGCAACAGtatacaccccctcccaaaacatTTGTATTGACGAGTCCCTTctcctcttcaaagggcgcctacaCTTCCGTCAGTACATCCCAAGCAAGCGTGCCCGCTATGGGATTaaattttataaactttgcgAAAGCAGCTCGGGGTACACCAACCGCTTTTTGATTTACGAAGGAAAGGACTCACAATTAGACCCCCCTGGTTGTCCCCTTGACCTGACTGTCAGTGGCAAAATTGTGTGGGAGCTCATCACTCCACTATTaggccgaggttaccacttatacgtggataacttttacaccaGCATCCTCCTATTCAAGACCCTTCATTGTTTAGATACCCCTGCCTGTGGCACCATAAATCGTAATCGTAAAGGATTGCCCAGGGAACTCCTCGACAAAAAACTGAACCGTGGAGAAATGTATTCCCTAAGAAATGATGAGCTCCTTGCCATCAAATTTTTggatagaaaaaatgttttcatgctgaCGACCATCCACGACACGTCAGTAATTGAAGAACAGAGAGCTGGTAGGCCCCCAAAATCTAAGCCTCTCTGTAGCAAGgagtacagtaagtacatgggTGGTGTTGACAGAACAGATCAACTCCAACATTATTACGATGCCACCCGAAAAACAAAGGCCTGGTACAAGAAAGTTGGCATATACCTTATTCAAATGGCCCTTCGAAATTCGTATGTTGTCTATAAGGCAGCAGtaccaggccccaaattgtcTTATTATAAGTACCAGTTGCAGATAATCCCTGCCCTGTTGTTTGGTGGTCTAGAGGAGGCAGTGCCTGAGATGCGTGCCAGTGACAACGTGGCCCGATTGGTGGGGAAGCATTTTATAGACACGCTTCCACCGACTCCTGGAAAACCAAGAGCCCAAAAAGCCTGCAaggtgtgccgcaaaaggggtatCAGACGAGATACACGGTACTATTGCCCAAAGTGCCCTCGCAACCCCGGGTTatgtttcaaaccatgttttgaaatataccacACTCAGCTGCACTACTGA
- the LOC121394464 gene encoding uncharacterized protein LOC121394464 — translation MPLLRPQEVYAWAEAEQVNPRCAFAVDRVPTGCSVKLMHPTLIYHVRLKGIRLVMEMESRVLGYRARLYCGPRELGDDEGPYTVYPVGTYPLGCPVVYAGSATSLPLALEVKTEPLDSATVVSGLDSPGKVEALSSSAGTMLPTLVIAGTKYPKLKVFSGTLPVPEGEQGFEEWQEAAVQMIEECPCPEGDKRIRLTENLRPPASQVVKLFCKAHLKASVRDCLKALEEVYGACDNPHNLLHMFRSLYQEEGELVSTFVRRLQSKLWTLVHKEVIPVAEVDEMRRTQLLQGLQASHPIAMELRIMYRQGTPPEMGAIMGVVKEREAELERVSAHSKKVTTGSLPSAQKDLKGALRKTPDSSLRPRMASLAKTFSATAQLDCFRCGHQGHRVYQCYPSVGSGEFHSKGGQLPSKRKGTQKGWKPLNLPGVGRRCTFSLLVNGVPTTALFDTGSQLTIIHRPFYLQHLSHLPLQTVGPVPVFGVGTGPTYMDGCVEVQLHIPGLVGDNDPPITVVAYVSPPPGGKEAAPVIVGSNVKAVEEAFLRFLQPREGTPLTVLPVSPELQAICQTFAPESPGGCIGNPWYPVEIPPGGVRNLRVYVEIVSTTPGSYFLLETDPHEAVRNGWEIVPERKDYRRKCPRTDVVTVKNITSYTVTIPAWYTVGHCYPVESVNPCSVPEGKEDIKLNFKLEEADDPMEHRHMLEQKLLLYRDVFSVDEMDVGCAKRAEHSIRLSDDTPFRERSRRIPPRDLEDVRKYLDKMKDQRIIVESRSPYASPIVIVRKKNGSVRLCVDYRTLNRRTVPDQYTLPRIDEALDALHGSAWFSVMDLRSGYYQIPMSRDDQEKTAFICPLGFYEFTRMPQGISGAPATFQRLMEKVLGDLTPRHCIVYLDDIIVFGSTLEEHDTRLFNVLDRLRQEGLKLSVDKCKFARKAVKFVGHIVSAEGIATDPEKVAAVRDWPRPTNLTELRSFLGFCGYYRRFVEGYSRLAHPLNGLLAGSASKQTHSVQPPLKDRWSTDCEEAFLTLKKRLTEAPVLAYADPQKPYVLHVDASYEGLGGILHQEYPEGLKPVAYVSRSLNPAEKNYPVHKLEFLALKWVITDKLHDYLYGVKFEVRTDNNPLTYILTTAKLDAAGHRWLAALSNYQFSLKYKPGPKNVGADALSRRPGLPPCLEEDEWEELPSLSVAAHCATAAMKNGQVAFSELRLVDSLGGKEDCIPSMYAYPTTLGVSQSLQLSNGDMIRGQKRDPVVRYVREAVARKDPELMRKTIPKDSRIFLKEWDKLKFIDGSLYRVEKTFGLIRDRFFWPRMREMVVEYCRRCVPCLQRKSLPTRAAPMEHLKSTGPLDLVCMDFLCIDKDSSGIGNILVVTDHYTRYAQAYPTKDQKAATVAKVLWEKFFVHYGLPNRLHSDQGRDFESRLIKELLDLLNVAKSRTTPYHPEGDALPERFNRTLLDMLGTLSVTEKPSWSRHVSALVHAYNCTRHESTGFSPYFLMFGREARLPIDVQLGVSTDGIGCKEHYQYVNRLRNSLKEAYCLAEENAAKVNAGNKRRFDAKVRYRELKPGDKVLLRNLGPSAKHKLADRWRKELFEVVAKLPSVPVYRIQGTDGRVKAWHRNHLLPVPQVPQMNTNSEVVEDDGLVPNDGVREEEVPSTTESGEMLALGEGSDDILHGVLTSSPAVNASKRSPFCVIITPANHTIQRQII, via the exons ATGCCGCTACTTCGTCCCCAAGAGGTGTACGCGTGGGCGGAAGCAGAGCAAGTTAACCCCCGCTGTGCCTTTGCAGTGGATCGAGTTCCCACCGGCTGCAGCGTAAAGCTCATGCATCCTACCCTCATTTACCATGTGAGGTTAAAGGGCATCCGACTCGTGATGGAAATGGAGTCGAGAGTCCTGGGGTACCGGGCGAGACTGTACTGTGGCCCCCGGGAGCTAGGGGACGATGAAGGACCGTATACTGTTTACCCGGTGGGAACTTATCCCCTTGGCTGCCCTGTTGTATATGCTGGGTCTGCAACCTCCCTGCCACTTGCGCTGGAGGTAAAGACGGAACCTCTCGATTCCGCCACAGTGGTTAGTGGACTGGATTCCCCGGGAAAAGTAGAGGCCCTTAGCTCAAGTGCAGGGACGATGCTGCCTACTCTTGTCATTGCTGGGACAAAATACCCGAAGCTGAAGGTTTTTTCGGGAACTCTCCCTGTCCCTGAAGGAGAGCAGGGTTTTGAAGAGTGGCAGGAGGCTGCAGTGCAGATGATAGAAGAATGTCCATGCCCTGAGGGGGATAAACGGATCCGGTTAACCGAAAATCTGCGCCCTCCTGCCAGTCAGGTGGTTAAGTTATTTTGCAAGGCTCACTTAAAAGCTTCTGTTAGAGATTGTCTGAAAGCACTCGAGGAAGTATATGGGGCTTGTGACAATCCGCATAATTTGCTCCATATGTTCAGAAGCTTGTATCAAGAGGAGGGAGAGCTTGTGTCCACCTTTGTGCGTAGGTTACAAAGCAAGCTATGGACATTAGTTCACAAGGAAGTTATCCCTGTTGCTGAGGTTGATGAGATGCGACGCACCCAACTTCTACAGGGACTGCAGGCAAGCCATCCCATAGCCATGGAGCTGCGTATTATGTATCGGCAGGGTACCCCGCCCGAAATGGGTGCCATCATGGGTGTAGTAAAAGAAAGGGAAGCTGAACTTGAGAGAGTGTCCGCTCACAGTAAGAAGGTGACAACTGGGAGTCTTCCCTCTGCTCAGAAGGATCTAAAGGGAGCCCTTAGGAAGACCCCAGATTCGTCCCTCCGGCCTAGGATGGCTTCACTAGCCAAGACTTTTAGTGCTACTGCCCAGCTAGACTGCTTTCGATGTGGACATCAGGGCCATAGAGTGTACCAGTGTTACCCGTCAGTTGGCTCGGGTGAATTCCACAGTAAAGGGGGTCAGTTACCTTCGAAGCGAAAGGGCACGCAGAAGGGTTGGAAACCTCTGAACCTCCCTGGGGTGGGACGACGGTGTACTTTCAGCCTGCTTGTGAATGGTGTCCCGACCACCGCACTATTTGATACGGGTTCCCAATTGACCATTATACATCGTCCGTTTTACCTTCAACACCTCAGTCACCTTCCCTTGCAAACAGTGGGTCCTGTACCGGTGTTTGGTGTGGGGACGGGCCCTACATACATGGATGGCTGTGTGGAAGTACAACTGCACATCCCCGGACTTGTAGGAGACAACGATCCCCCCATCACTGTGGTTGCTTATGTGAGTCCCCCACCAGGAGGTAAGGAAGCGGCTCCAGTCATTGTTGGCTCCAATGTGAAAGCTGTTGAGGAGGCGTTTCTACGATTCCTTCAACCCCGGGAGGGAACCCCATTAACCGTGTTGCCCGTATCTCCAGAGTTGCAAGCAATTTGCCAAACTTTCGCTCCCGAGTCACCTGGGGGTTGTATAGGAAACCCTTGGTATCCGGTGGAAATTCCACCAGGGGGAGTACGGAACCTACGAGTGTATGTGGAAATTGTGTCTACTACCCCTGGCAGTTACTTTTTGTTGGAGACTGACCCGCACGAAGCTGTCCGAAATGGTTGGGAGATAGTTCCTGAGAGGAAAGATTACCGGCGTAAATGTCCTCGTACCGATGTGGTCACAGTTAAAAACATTACCTCTTATACTGTTACCATCCCTGCCTGGTATACGGTTGGACATTGCTACCCGGTGGAGAGTGTTAATCCCTGCTCAGTTCCTGAGGGGAAAGAGGACATTAAACTTAATTTCAAGTTGGAGGAGGCTGATGATCCGATGGAACACCGTCATATGCTTGAGCAGAAGTTATTGCTGTACCGGGATGTTTTCTCCGTAGATGAGATGGATGTGGGTTGCGCTAAACGTGCTGAACATAGTATCAGATTGAGTGATGATACCCCTTTCCGAGAGAGGTCCAGGCGCATACCTCCTCGTGATCTGGAAGATGTTCGGAAGTATTTGGACAAGATGAAGGATCAACGAATAATCGTTGAATCACGCAGTCCATATGCCTCACCAATTGTGATCGTACGAAAGAAAAATGGTAGTGTTCGCCTATGTGTGGATTACCGAACATTAAATAGACGCACTGTCCCAGATCAGTATACGCTACCCCGTATTGATGAAGCACTGGATGCATTACATGGTAGTGCATGGTTCTCTGTGATGGACTTACGCTCGGGGTATTATCAAATTCCCATGAGTAGGGATGACCAAGAGAAGACTGCTTTTATCTGTCCTTTGGGGTTCTATGAGTTCACCCGCATGCCTCAAGGTATAAGTGGGGCCCCTGCCACCTTTCAGCGTCTCATGGAGAAGGTGTTGGGTGATCTGACTCCCAGGCATTGCATAgtctacttggatgatataattgtgttTGGCTCTACTTTGGAAGAACACGATACCAGGTTGTTTAATGTTTTGGATCGCTTGCGGCAGGAGGGTTTGAAGCTttctgttgataaatgcaagttcgCTCGTAAGGCGGTGAAGTTTGTGGGACATATTGTGTCTGCAGAAGGCATTGCTACTGACCCCGAGAAAGTGGCAGCTGTCCGAGATTGGCCGAGGCCAACCAATTTGACTGAACTTAGATCCTTCTTGGGATTCTGTGGATATTATCGGAGATTTGTAGAGGGATATTCCAGACTTGCTCATCCCTTGAATGGCTTGCTGGCAGGGAGTGCTTCCAAGCAGACCCATTCTGTCCAGCCCCCCCTTAAAGATCGGTGGTCCACCGATTGTGAGGAAGCTTTCTTAACTCTAAAGAAAAGACTCACGGAGGCTCCTGTCCTAGCTTATGCTGATCCTCAGAAACCGTATGTTTTGCATGTTGATGCCAGTTATGAAGGACTGGGCGGCATTCTTCATCAAGAATACCCGGAGGGTCTGAAGCCTGTTGCCTATGTTAGCCGAAGTCTTAATCCAGCCGAAAAGAATTACCCAGTGCACAAATTGGAGTTTTTGGCGTTGAAATGGGTAATTACCGACAAACTGCATGATTATCTCTATGGGGTTAAGTTTGAGGTAAGGACAGACAAtaacccattgacttatatcttAACCACTGCTAAGTTGGATGCTGCTGGGCATCGGTGGTTGGCCGCTTTATCCAATTATCAGTTCTCTCTGAAGTACAAGCCTGGTCCTAAAAATGTAGGTGCTGATGCCTTATCCAGACGTCCTGGTCTACCTCCTTGTCTGGAAGAGGATGAATGGGAGGAATTACCTAGTTTGTCAGTAGCTGCTCACTGTGCTACTGCAGCTATGAAGAATGGTCAAGTGGCTTTTTCTGAATTGCGGTTGGTGGATTCCTTGGGAGGAAAAGAAGATTGCATTCCTTCTATGTACGCATATCCTACGACGTTAGGAGTATCCCAGAGTCTTCAACTAAGTAATGGTGATATGATTCGGGGACAAAAGAGAGACCCAGTGGTTCGGTATGTCCGAGAGGCTGTCGCCAGAAAGGATCCCGAGCTTATGAGAAAGACTATACCTAAAGATAGTCGGATATTCTTGAAAGAATGGGACAAGCTGAAGTTTATTGATGGGAGTCTCTATc GGGTGGAAAAGACTTTTGGACTGATTCGTGATCGGTTCTTCTGGCCCCGAATGAGAGAGATGGTGGTCGAGTACTGCAGGCGTTGTGTCCCTTGTTTGCAAAGAAAGTCTTTACCCACTCGGGCTGCTCCTATGGAACACTTAAAGAGCACTGGGCCGTTGGATTTAGTCTGTATGGATTTCCTGTGTATTGACAAAGACTCTAGTGGGATTGGAAACATATTAGTTGTGACTGATCATTATACTAGATATGCCCAAGCCTATCCCACAAAAGATCAGAAGGCCGCTACTGTGGCTAAGGTGTTATGGGAGAAGTTCTTTGTCCATTATGGTTTACCCAATCGACTTCACTCTGATCAGGGAAGAGATTTTGAGAGTCGGTTGATAAAGGAACTACTAGATCTGTTAAATGTGGCTAAGAGTCGCACGACTCCTTATCATCCTGAAGGAGATGCTCTTCCTGAGAGGTTCAATCGAACCCTGTTGGACATGTTGGGTACTCTTTCGGTCACAGAAAAACCCTCTTGGAGTCGTCATGTAAGTGCCCTGGTTCATGCCTATAATTGTACCCGGCATGAGTCCACTGGGTTTTCGCCCTATTTCCTTATGTTCGGAAGGGAAGCACGACTGCCCATAGATGTACAGCTGGGGGTTTCTACTGATGGAATTGGATGTAAGGAGCACTATCAATATGTGAATCGCCTTCGGAATAGCTTGAAGGAAGCTTATTGCCTGGCTGAGGAAAATGCTGCAAAGGTCAATGCTGGGAATAAACGTCGGTTTGATGCTAAAGTACGGTACCGTGAATTGAAGCCTGGAGATAAAGTGCTTTTACGTAACTTAGGTCCCAGTGCAAAGCATAAGCTGGCAGATCGATGGAGGAAGGAGTTATTTGAGGTAGTAGCCAAGCTACCCAGTGTTCCGGTGTATCGGATTCAGGGTACGGATGGAAGAGTCAAAGCTTGGCACCGAAACCATTTGCTGCCTGTTCCTCAGGTTCCTCAGATGAATACTAATTCCGAAGTGGTGGAGGACGATGGTTTGGTTCCAAATGATGGTGTAAGAGAAGAAGAAGTTCCATCTACTACTGAAAGTGGAGAAATGCTTGCACTTGGTGAAGGAAGTGATGATATACTTCACGGAG TATTGACAAGCAGCCCGGCAGTGAACGCGTCCAAAAGGAGTCCATTTTGCGTTATCATCACACCGGCAAATCACACTATCCAGAGACAAATCATTTGA